In Acaryochloris marina S15, a single genomic region encodes these proteins:
- the secD gene encoding preprotein translocase subunit SecD — translation MPYSLQSGIASALITLATTTHCADVDFLSQFPISIPSTVSSAKLCPFQGTELTLQMGQVYQDKISREQAFDQVQTVLRERLLNLGQIVVGLVPLPPNQFLVQLPGQLDQRQAVEQITQRSHLTFRLQNPTTPQTESLLLQKIALQPKLKAKESDPRQLEKQLAQIYKKLYGPPVLTDKNVIDASYQVASVGNRWDVALRFDAQGAEQFQQITKKVAGTQRPIGIFLDDQLLSEAIVSSRFAKTGIAGGAAVITGNFDLEMVKNLAFQLKEGSLPAPITVLKTEAVQTKQCSSSAQV, via the coding sequence ATGCCCTATAGCTTGCAGTCTGGAATCGCATCAGCATTGATCACCTTAGCGACAACAACTCATTGTGCTGACGTTGATTTTTTGTCTCAATTTCCCATCTCTATCCCCTCAACCGTTTCTTCTGCAAAACTATGTCCCTTTCAAGGCACTGAACTGACGCTGCAAATGGGGCAAGTCTACCAAGACAAGATATCTCGTGAGCAAGCGTTTGACCAAGTTCAAACTGTTTTAAGGGAGCGATTGCTGAATCTTGGACAGATAGTAGTTGGTTTGGTCCCCCTGCCCCCCAATCAATTTTTGGTTCAGCTGCCGGGTCAGTTAGATCAGCGCCAAGCTGTGGAGCAAATCACTCAGCGATCGCATTTAACGTTTCGTCTACAAAATCCAACGACTCCTCAAACCGAATCCCTGTTACTTCAAAAGATAGCGCTCCAGCCTAAATTGAAAGCAAAGGAATCCGATCCCCGTCAGCTTGAAAAGCAGCTAGCCCAGATCTACAAAAAACTATATGGCCCGCCCGTTTTGACCGATAAAAATGTGATTGATGCATCGTACCAGGTTGCTTCTGTGGGGAATCGTTGGGATGTCGCTCTCCGTTTTGACGCCCAAGGCGCTGAGCAGTTTCAGCAAATCACCAAAAAAGTGGCTGGGACCCAACGACCCATCGGCATTTTTCTGGACGATCAACTATTAAGTGAGGCAATTGTTTCCTCTCGGTTTGCTAAAACAGGGATTGCTGGGGGAGCGGCGGTCATTACTGGCAACTTTGATTTGGAAATGGTGAAAAACTTGGCCTTCCAGTTGAAAGAAGGTAGCCTACCTGCACCCATTACCGTCTTGAAAACAGAAGCAGTGCAGACTAAACAATGCTCTTCTTCCGCCCAGGTCTAA
- a CDS encoding alpha/beta hydrolase, whose translation MFYRLLQLLIGIGLFLSLWIVVPAPTFSLLPLGVGAPEISPGLMVLNGITILLTFFYRTHKTAFRIMMVSGLLGLVLSSLPLIQLPRAIQQANGAMQTNLGKDYLAKLSPAQQAQLRPHPFSILDFVRQIPLGKIRQDLGIPFAQPDGQTLKLNLYRPPQPGTYPAVVMIYGGAWRTGSPDSNAAFSQYLAARGYVVWAISYRHTPRYQFPTQLEDVRSALTFIKDHASEYETDSNRVALLGRSAGGHLATLAAYGETDLPVQAVVSYYSPVNLAKGYYDPPVPDPIDIKSVLKAFIGGDPKQFPEKYRQASPINAVKPNLPPTLLVYGAQDHLVKVKFGRNMLRKLHSEGNTAVMIEIPWAEHAFDAIFSGVSNQIALYYTERFLAWSLL comes from the coding sequence ATGTTCTATCGACTGCTGCAACTGTTAATTGGGATCGGGCTATTTTTAAGTCTTTGGATTGTAGTTCCTGCCCCCACTTTTTCGTTGCTTCCCTTGGGCGTTGGAGCACCTGAAATTAGTCCAGGGTTGATGGTATTGAATGGGATCACAATTTTGCTCACCTTCTTTTACCGCACCCATAAGACTGCCTTTCGAATCATGATGGTGAGTGGTCTATTGGGTCTAGTCTTAAGTAGCTTGCCACTGATTCAACTACCCAGAGCGATTCAGCAAGCCAATGGGGCAATGCAAACCAACCTGGGCAAAGATTATTTAGCCAAATTATCTCCAGCCCAGCAAGCCCAACTACGCCCCCATCCCTTTAGCATTCTTGACTTCGTTCGCCAAATCCCCCTAGGAAAAATCCGCCAAGATCTAGGTATTCCCTTCGCTCAACCCGATGGACAGACCTTAAAGCTCAATCTCTATCGCCCGCCCCAGCCAGGAACCTATCCAGCCGTTGTCATGATTTATGGGGGGGCCTGGCGGACCGGGAGCCCTGACAGTAACGCCGCATTTAGTCAGTATCTCGCAGCTCGGGGGTACGTCGTTTGGGCCATTTCCTATCGGCATACCCCCCGCTACCAATTTCCGACTCAATTAGAAGATGTGCGATCCGCCCTCACCTTTATCAAAGATCATGCATCCGAATATGAAACTGATTCCAACCGAGTCGCATTACTGGGGCGTTCAGCGGGTGGGCATCTGGCGACGCTAGCAGCCTATGGAGAAACCGATCTACCCGTCCAGGCCGTTGTGAGTTACTACAGTCCAGTCAACCTGGCTAAGGGCTATTATGATCCGCCTGTTCCTGACCCTATTGATATCAAATCAGTCCTAAAAGCATTTATTGGCGGTGATCCGAAACAATTTCCCGAGAAATACCGACAAGCCTCACCCATTAATGCCGTTAAACCCAATCTTCCCCCCACTTTGTTGGTCTACGGGGCTCAGGATCATTTAGTGAAAGTAAAATTCGGTCGCAATATGCTGAGAAAATTGCACTCTGAGGGCAATACCGCTGTCATGATTGAAATCCCCTGGGCAGAACATGCCTTTGACGCCATTTTTAGCGGGGTCAGTAACCAAATTGCTCTTTACTATACAGAACGATTCTTAGCCTGGTCCTTACTCTAA
- a CDS encoding HugZ family protein produces the protein MSSEAKAVKKLIEQQSFGVLSTTSVAVEGFPFGSVTPYSLMETYHPLIFISNLAQHTKNIINDNRVSLTILENLQDGAEDPQKHGRASILGRATPLETTGAENEAKYQQYFQRFPEAEGYQNTHGFQLYEITPVRIRFIGGFGKIFWLEPEQFAE, from the coding sequence ATGTCTTCAGAAGCAAAAGCAGTCAAGAAACTAATCGAACAACAAAGCTTTGGTGTCCTTTCAACAACATCAGTGGCTGTGGAAGGCTTTCCCTTTGGATCGGTCACGCCCTATAGCTTGATGGAAACCTATCATCCCCTGATTTTTATCAGCAATTTAGCTCAACACACCAAAAACATCATCAACGACAATCGAGTCTCTTTAACTATCTTAGAAAATTTGCAAGATGGGGCCGAAGATCCACAGAAGCATGGACGAGCCAGTATCCTAGGGCGAGCAACGCCACTGGAAACGACGGGTGCTGAAAATGAAGCCAAGTACCAACAATATTTCCAGCGGTTTCCTGAAGCTGAAGGATATCAGAACACCCATGGCTTTCAGCTTTATGAGATTACGCCTGTGCGGATTCGCTTTATTGGTGGGTTTGGCAAGATTTTTTGGCTAGAGCCCGAGCAGTTTGCCGAATAA
- a CDS encoding amylo-alpha-1,6-glucosidase has translation MIQLGREITSDLKIASSREWLVTNGIGGYAAGTVAGLFTRRYHGLLIAALTPPLERTLLLSKLEEAALYNGELFDLSTNQWADGSVTPQGYRYIEQFELEGTVPCWRYALADALLEKRVWMQQGENTTYIHYQLRRGSGPVALSVKALINYRDHHSQTHSHQWQMQTQSVAQGIRIKANETATPFYLLVSQGGLVTQHHWYQGFELGLEQYRGLDDQDNHLHITTLEVVLNPGDSLTVVASTQPHANLDGATALLERRFYEEMIRGELDVTPASPMPQWIQQLALAADQFIVNRPLAEEPEGKTVIAGYPWFGDWGRDTMISLPGLTISTGRPRIARTIIRTFARYLDQGMLPNVFPEVGKLPDYNTVDAILWYFEAIRIYTAATQDNELLEELFPSLVRVIDWHRQGTRYQIHVDIDGLLYAGEEGAQLTWMDAKIGDWVVTPRTGKPIEINALWYNALRSMERFAQQLGQPQQVYRDMAQLMLEGFQRFWQPTQGYCADVLDGPQGDDLTLRPNQIFAVSLPLVAGAADYPALLTDEQQQAVVETCGRYLLTSHGLRSLFPDDPQYQGTYGGDQVKRDSRYHQGTVWGWLLGPYVQAHYRVYKNPKEALSLLNPIANHLQTHGLGSISEIFDGDPPFYPRGCFAQAWSVAEILRAWMDISQQQS, from the coding sequence ATGATTCAGTTAGGGCGAGAGATTACTAGTGATCTCAAAATAGCCTCTTCCCGAGAATGGCTCGTGACCAATGGCATAGGTGGATATGCCGCGGGAACTGTGGCGGGCCTATTTACCCGGCGTTATCATGGGCTGCTAATCGCTGCTTTGACCCCGCCCTTGGAACGAACGCTCTTACTTTCTAAACTGGAGGAAGCGGCTCTTTATAACGGTGAATTGTTTGATCTCTCTACGAATCAATGGGCTGACGGTAGTGTCACCCCCCAGGGGTATCGATATATTGAGCAATTTGAGTTGGAAGGAACGGTTCCTTGTTGGCGCTATGCCCTGGCTGATGCCCTGCTGGAAAAACGGGTGTGGATGCAGCAGGGTGAAAATACGACCTATATCCACTATCAGCTCAGGCGGGGTAGTGGTCCGGTAGCTCTATCTGTCAAAGCATTAATAAATTATCGAGATCACCATAGTCAAACCCATTCCCATCAGTGGCAAATGCAGACTCAGTCTGTTGCCCAGGGCATTCGAATTAAGGCTAATGAGACGGCGACTCCCTTTTATCTATTGGTCAGCCAGGGGGGCTTAGTTACGCAACACCACTGGTACCAAGGGTTTGAATTGGGGCTGGAGCAATACCGAGGATTAGATGATCAGGATAATCATCTCCATATCACGACTTTAGAAGTCGTTCTGAACCCCGGTGATAGCTTGACAGTGGTCGCCAGTACTCAACCTCATGCCAATTTAGATGGGGCCACCGCCTTACTTGAGCGCCGTTTTTATGAGGAAATGATTCGAGGCGAGCTGGACGTTACACCCGCATCCCCAATGCCCCAATGGATTCAGCAATTGGCCTTAGCTGCTGATCAATTTATTGTGAATCGTCCCTTAGCTGAAGAACCGGAAGGGAAAACGGTGATTGCAGGCTATCCGTGGTTTGGTGATTGGGGGCGGGATACCATGATTAGCCTACCCGGTCTGACTATTTCTACAGGGAGACCTCGCATCGCCCGCACGATTATTCGCACCTTTGCCCGGTATTTAGATCAGGGGATGTTGCCTAATGTTTTTCCTGAGGTGGGCAAGCTACCAGATTACAATACCGTCGATGCGATTCTCTGGTACTTTGAAGCCATCCGTATCTACACTGCGGCGACTCAAGATAATGAACTACTGGAAGAGTTGTTTCCATCCTTGGTCCGGGTGATCGATTGGCATCGGCAAGGTACACGCTACCAAATCCATGTGGATATAGATGGGCTGCTCTATGCAGGGGAAGAGGGAGCACAACTGACCTGGATGGATGCCAAAATTGGTGACTGGGTGGTTACCCCAAGAACGGGAAAACCCATTGAAATTAATGCCCTTTGGTATAACGCTCTGCGGAGTATGGAACGGTTCGCTCAACAGCTGGGCCAGCCCCAGCAAGTTTATCGAGATATGGCCCAACTGATGTTGGAAGGGTTCCAGCGGTTTTGGCAGCCTACCCAAGGCTACTGTGCCGATGTGCTGGATGGTCCGCAGGGAGATGACCTCACCTTGCGGCCCAATCAAATCTTTGCCGTATCGCTCCCCCTAGTGGCGGGAGCAGCGGATTATCCAGCGTTGCTGACGGATGAGCAACAGCAGGCGGTGGTTGAGACCTGCGGACGTTATTTACTCACGTCTCATGGATTGCGATCCCTCTTCCCAGACGATCCACAATATCAAGGGACCTATGGGGGAGATCAGGTTAAACGAGATAGTCGCTATCACCAAGGAACTGTATGGGGTTGGCTCCTAGGTCCTTACGTCCAAGCCCATTACCGAGTTTATAAGAATCCCAAAGAAGCGCTATCACTCCTCAACCCCATTGCCAACCATCTTCAGACCCATGGCCTGGGCAGTATTAGCGAGATTTTTGATGGCGATCCACCGTTTTATCCCCGAGGTTGTTTTGCCCAAGCTTGGTCTGTTGCAGAAATTCTGAGGGCCTGGATGGATATTTCCCAGCAGCAATCCTAA
- a CDS encoding carbonic anhydrase — MRLLNSALSCLIGCIWMLLATPAIATPIWSYEGASDPGHWSELQSDYSLCSTGQAQSPINLRSQDLNSDHETLNVDYHSSPLDEVNNGRTVTVNYEAGNTLTLNSQTYELVQFHFHAPSEHLIDNKTSAMEMHLVHKNAANELAVLGVMIKPGAANPLLDEIWDNMPGVEKENAPNLDIDVSSLLPRDRSFYHYQGSLTTPPCSESVNWAILQQPIQASRQQINTFKSRFHANARPVQALNNRPIQFSDSLS; from the coding sequence ATGCGTCTCTTAAACAGTGCTCTTTCTTGCCTGATTGGTTGTATTTGGATGTTGTTGGCGACACCTGCGATCGCAACTCCGATCTGGAGTTATGAAGGCGCATCCGATCCGGGACATTGGTCAGAATTGCAGTCCGACTATTCCCTCTGTTCAACGGGGCAGGCGCAGTCGCCGATCAACTTGCGATCGCAAGATCTCAACAGCGATCACGAAACCCTAAATGTGGACTACCACTCATCTCCGCTGGATGAAGTCAATAATGGGCGCACGGTAACGGTGAACTATGAAGCCGGAAATACCCTCACCCTGAATAGTCAGACCTATGAATTAGTCCAGTTTCATTTTCATGCTCCCAGCGAGCACCTGATTGACAATAAAACCAGTGCCATGGAAATGCACCTGGTCCATAAGAACGCGGCCAATGAGCTGGCTGTGCTGGGAGTCATGATCAAGCCAGGGGCTGCAAATCCTTTATTGGATGAGATTTGGGACAATATGCCTGGGGTAGAAAAGGAGAATGCACCTAATTTAGATATTGATGTTAGCTCGCTACTGCCCCGCGATCGCAGTTTTTACCATTACCAAGGTTCATTGACGACACCCCCGTGTAGTGAATCTGTGAATTGGGCGATTCTACAGCAACCGATTCAAGCTTCCCGCCAGCAAATCAATACCTTCAAGTCTAGGTTTCACGCTAATGCTAGACCGGTCCAAGCCCTCAATAATCGCCCCATTCAGTTTTCTGATTCTTTAAGTTAA
- a CDS encoding CHAT domain-containing protein, producing the protein MRPSAFRARFLALFGLGIALHPLSSANAVPKKQFSDWCTNIVQLEPGQRHTITTLLKIAKTEDCLEAEQVLGSNPGLNLQSQGITDLSPLKSLPHLSNLNLMDNQIKDLSPLSHLPNLSFLLAGRNQIKDVSPLAKLPNLSYVVLDLNQIQDVSMLTPLQKLTSLNLLSNPIQKKLCPVTPSSVCLFSDEAQDQFATAEQQYQQGNLRLALQNFQTLQNTYKQNSDRHKLGDTLNRLGDIHQQLGNYPKALATYEQAFQLRQEITDESGIVVSLTSLASVYERLALYPKAQDLLQQASVSLGNQNPFRLDGGGVYEHAKEEALLYGWQARLFIRQGQQAKALKALDKAQGLFDNIPPAFPNKRFHERLILETRGAALLGLGQTDTAVTVLQSTLAVATEIEDQAGMASTLNLLGKAYRQQGNAKQALKVFRQALGINQVIENQPGVGLTHHNMGETWLQAKDYDQARTALAKAVEIWESLRPGLTDANKVSLFETQVITYSYLQTALIALEKPDQALEVAERGRARAFVELLSSRIGADSSSQFQQPSPPSIDQIRNIARSQKATLVEYSLLPEQLLIWVITPDGLVSLRQVDLKALSEQSQQSLPQMVAEARQAMEMGTGTDMMSLSLDGLPVAQSPDHLSQLHQVLIDPIADLLPKNADERVIFIPHRELFMVPFPALEGEDGPLIARHTMLTAPSIQLLHYTEQRRKQLLQSPQKALVVGNPDMPHLSPGIDLPAEPLLPLPGAEQEAVEIASLLDTSPLTGAEATEALVTKRMSKAPVIHLATHGLLEELKHLGFNIPGAIALTPSAQQNDGLLTTSEILNLDLQAELVVLSACNTGVGTITGDGVIGLSRALMASGAPSLIVSLWAVPDAPTANLMTEFYTHWQQNPDKAQALRHAMLKTREQHPDPRDWAAFSLMGQAE; encoded by the coding sequence ATGCGTCCAAGTGCTTTTCGGGCTAGGTTTTTAGCACTATTTGGTCTTGGGATAGCACTTCATCCCCTCTCCTCTGCAAACGCTGTCCCAAAGAAACAGTTCTCAGACTGGTGCACCAATATTGTCCAGCTCGAACCAGGACAACGCCATACCATTACGACCTTATTAAAAATTGCGAAAACCGAGGACTGTCTTGAAGCAGAGCAGGTTCTGGGTTCTAATCCAGGGCTTAACCTCCAGAGTCAGGGAATAACAGATTTGAGTCCCCTCAAGTCTTTACCTCATCTGAGCAACCTTAACCTTATGGACAACCAGATCAAGGATCTCAGCCCCTTAAGCCACTTACCCAATCTGAGTTTCCTTCTGGCCGGTCGCAATCAAATTAAAGATGTATCGCCCTTAGCTAAGCTCCCCAACCTCAGTTATGTGGTCTTAGATCTAAATCAAATTCAAGATGTGAGCATGTTAACGCCTCTACAAAAGCTCACCTCCCTCAATCTATTGTCGAATCCGATCCAGAAAAAACTTTGTCCCGTTACACCTAGCAGCGTTTGCTTGTTTAGTGATGAAGCTCAGGATCAATTCGCAACCGCAGAACAACAGTATCAACAAGGTAATTTACGATTAGCCCTACAAAATTTTCAAACGCTGCAAAATACTTACAAGCAAAATAGTGATCGCCACAAACTAGGGGACACCCTGAACCGCTTAGGCGATATTCATCAACAGTTGGGCAACTATCCCAAAGCTTTAGCAACTTATGAACAAGCCTTTCAGCTCCGTCAAGAGATTACCGATGAATCAGGCATCGTGGTTTCTCTCACCAGCCTAGCGTCCGTCTATGAACGATTAGCGCTTTATCCTAAGGCTCAAGACTTACTTCAGCAAGCATCTGTCTCTCTGGGTAATCAAAACCCCTTCCGATTAGATGGGGGAGGTGTATACGAACATGCGAAGGAAGAAGCATTGCTCTATGGCTGGCAAGCCCGACTGTTTATCCGTCAAGGGCAGCAGGCCAAAGCATTAAAGGCTTTAGATAAAGCTCAGGGGCTGTTTGATAACATACCGCCCGCCTTTCCCAATAAGCGTTTTCATGAACGCCTGATTCTGGAAACCCGAGGAGCAGCCCTATTGGGGCTTGGACAAACAGATACAGCCGTGACGGTGCTGCAATCCACTTTAGCGGTGGCAACCGAAATTGAGGATCAGGCGGGAATGGCTTCTACCCTCAATCTGTTGGGTAAAGCTTACCGTCAACAGGGAAATGCGAAACAAGCCCTCAAGGTTTTTCGGCAAGCTCTAGGGATTAATCAGGTCATTGAGAATCAACCTGGGGTGGGACTGACTCACCACAATATGGGAGAAACTTGGCTCCAGGCAAAAGATTATGACCAGGCCAGGACTGCTTTAGCGAAGGCAGTCGAAATCTGGGAGTCTCTGCGTCCGGGTCTAACGGATGCCAATAAGGTCTCTCTGTTTGAGACTCAGGTGATTACCTACTCCTATCTACAAACTGCGTTGATTGCCCTGGAGAAACCCGATCAAGCCCTAGAAGTTGCTGAACGAGGTCGGGCCCGCGCCTTTGTTGAGTTGCTCTCATCTCGTATTGGGGCCGACTCCTCCAGTCAATTCCAGCAGCCTAGCCCCCCAAGCATTGATCAAATTCGCAACATCGCTCGCAGCCAAAAAGCCACGTTAGTCGAGTACTCACTGCTGCCAGAACAGCTCCTGATTTGGGTGATCACACCCGATGGATTAGTCTCATTGCGACAAGTGGATCTGAAGGCGCTATCGGAACAATCGCAGCAATCACTCCCTCAAATGGTTGCAGAAGCGAGACAAGCAATGGAAATGGGGACTGGTACAGACATGATGTCTCTTTCCCTGGATGGTCTTCCTGTTGCCCAGTCTCCCGATCATTTGAGTCAACTCCATCAGGTTCTCATTGATCCGATCGCAGATTTGCTACCTAAAAATGCTGATGAACGCGTTATCTTCATCCCCCATCGTGAATTATTTATGGTGCCTTTCCCAGCCCTAGAAGGAGAAGATGGCCCTTTAATCGCCCGACATACGATGCTGACGGCTCCTTCAATCCAGCTGTTGCACTATACCGAACAGCGACGAAAACAGTTACTACAGAGTCCCCAAAAAGCGCTGGTGGTCGGCAATCCCGACATGCCCCATCTCTCTCCCGGAATAGATCTGCCTGCTGAACCCCTACTGCCCTTGCCCGGAGCTGAGCAGGAAGCCGTCGAGATTGCCTCACTGCTCGATACATCCCCTCTAACAGGAGCAGAAGCGACTGAAGCGTTGGTGACAAAACGCATGTCCAAAGCACCTGTGATTCATTTAGCGACCCACGGATTGTTGGAAGAACTGAAGCATTTAGGATTTAATATTCCAGGTGCGATCGCACTCACCCCATCGGCCCAACAAAACGATGGCCTCCTCACCACATCAGAAATTCTCAATCTCGATCTCCAAGCAGAACTCGTGGTTCTGAGTGCTTGCAATACCGGAGTTGGGACCATCACTGGAGACGGAGTGATTGGCTTATCTCGGGCATTGATGGCCTCGGGTGCTCCCAGCTTAATCGTGTCTCTATGGGCCGTCCCCGACGCCCCCACAGCCAACCTCATGACAGAATTCTATACCCACTGGCAACAAAACCCAGATAAAGCTCAAGCTCTACGCCATGCCATGTTAAAAACCCGTGAACAGCACCCCGACCCACGAGATTGGGCTGCATTTTCCCTAATGGGACAAGCTGAATAA
- a CDS encoding DUF4329 domain-containing protein — protein sequence MTQPIKRRTKLAGVLVTTLLVLTSPIALAQHYSPTNSELEELHEVAAEHLDRVQTLSIKEGVEYCGYFGFYTGGPFTGTSPKRGRADSCEPNNPPVGFTILASYHTHGSYTIDADTEVPSVEDLQADIQEKIYGYIATPSGRVWLNDPKHKDSVMLFGPGSVVSDPNFRRCQNFAPKAQYTIPQLRQRAANDQGEC from the coding sequence ATGACTCAACCCATCAAACGACGAACCAAATTGGCAGGTGTATTAGTAACTACCCTGCTGGTCCTGACCTCTCCCATCGCTTTAGCTCAACACTACAGTCCCACTAACAGTGAATTGGAAGAACTCCACGAGGTTGCTGCTGAACACTTAGATAGGGTCCAAACTCTCTCCATTAAAGAAGGGGTTGAATACTGTGGATATTTTGGGTTCTACACCGGCGGCCCTTTCACTGGAACATCCCCTAAACGGGGGCGTGCAGATAGTTGTGAGCCCAATAATCCACCGGTAGGCTTTACGATCCTTGCTTCGTACCATACCCACGGTTCCTATACGATAGATGCCGACACAGAAGTTCCCTCTGTAGAAGACTTACAAGCAGATATCCAAGAGAAAATTTATGGCTATATCGCCACCCCTTCAGGAAGAGTTTGGTTAAACGATCCTAAACACAAAGATTCAGTCATGCTATTCGGGCCAGGCAGTGTAGTCAGTGATCCAAACTTTCGTAGATGCCAAAATTTTGCTCCCAAAGCCCAATATACAATCCCTCAGCTCAGACAAAGGGCTGCGAATGACCAGGGTGAATGTTAA
- a CDS encoding DUF4330 domain-containing protein produces the protein MAVLDSKGRLFGKVNLLDAGAVLIMLLVVGGIFLFPGPSGTLANSDANVEVDLLVLGLKTRNPKTLIKEGEKASFKIRNQPIGEVKIKKVEFMPRTTLAPQSDGSVKAVADPREEEKFSVNMIITLEGKGQMTGNGPVFGGTLIKVGLPVELDGGLYNFKPSVIDIRVPEG, from the coding sequence ATGGCTGTATTGGATTCCAAGGGACGCTTATTCGGTAAAGTCAACCTCTTAGATGCTGGGGCTGTCTTAATCATGTTGCTTGTGGTGGGGGGGATTTTCTTATTCCCAGGACCGTCTGGCACCTTGGCAAACTCCGATGCCAATGTTGAGGTTGACTTATTGGTATTAGGATTGAAAACTCGAAATCCCAAAACCTTGATTAAGGAGGGGGAGAAGGCTAGTTTTAAAATCCGTAACCAGCCGATTGGTGAGGTCAAGATTAAGAAAGTAGAATTTATGCCCAGAACCACATTGGCTCCTCAATCGGACGGTTCTGTCAAAGCCGTTGCCGATCCTAGAGAGGAAGAAAAATTCTCAGTCAATATGATTATCACATTGGAAGGAAAGGGCCAAATGACGGGTAATGGCCCAGTTTTTGGCGGTACTTTAATCAAAGTTGGCCTACCTGTGGAACTAGATGGTGGACTGTACAATTTCAAGCCCAGCGTGATAGATATCCGAGTCCCAGAGGGATAG
- a CDS encoding DUF2555 domain-containing protein — protein sequence MSVTHSENKKVSGFTEEDVALLAKRLEEDDYETPFAALEDWHLLRSIAFQRPELAESYLYLLDLEAFDES from the coding sequence ATGAGTGTCACACACAGTGAAAACAAAAAAGTTTCAGGGTTCACCGAAGAGGACGTAGCTCTACTCGCCAAGCGGTTAGAAGAAGATGACTACGAAACCCCCTTTGCCGCTTTGGAAGATTGGCATTTATTGAGATCGATTGCCTTCCAGCGTCCAGAACTAGCCGAATCTTATCTATACCTATTAGACCTAGAAGCATTCGACGAATCCTAA
- the coaBC gene encoding bifunctional phosphopantothenoylcysteine decarboxylase/phosphopantothenate--cysteine ligase CoaBC: MSSRIVVGIGGGIAAYKVCEVISALVKSGAEVKAILTPAAQEFITPLTITTLCRQPAYADASLWQPHHTRPLHIELGEWADLLVLAPLTANTLAKLATGLADNLLTNTMLASTAPILIAPAMNTTMWQQSVVQRNWQQLLEDQRYHALGPAAGMLACDTVGEGRMAEPADLLTYINSLLVTKGKRDLKGKRILISAGGTREHLDPVRFIGNPSSGKMGMALALAAWSRGAEVQLVHGPVASPLPTTPPLETLAVTSSEEMRAAVLAAYPQADWTIMAAAVGDVQPAHYFPEKLPKKSLPTDLPLKPIPDILAELGQQKQPHQKLIGFAAQTGDIIAPAQDKLERKRLDAIVANPIDQPQSGFGTDQNQAVFLDSAGHQVAIPICSKLRMAHQVLALIDGLA; this comes from the coding sequence GTGTCTTCCCGTATCGTAGTTGGTATCGGTGGCGGTATCGCTGCCTATAAAGTCTGTGAAGTCATCTCAGCATTGGTGAAATCCGGTGCTGAGGTTAAGGCGATTCTAACTCCTGCCGCCCAAGAGTTTATTACCCCCTTAACCATCACCACCCTTTGCCGACAGCCAGCATATGCAGACGCGAGTCTGTGGCAACCTCACCACACTCGCCCTTTACATATTGAGTTGGGCGAATGGGCTGATTTGTTAGTCCTAGCTCCTTTAACAGCCAACACCTTAGCCAAGCTAGCGACGGGATTGGCTGATAATTTGTTGACCAATACCATGTTGGCTTCCACTGCTCCTATCCTGATCGCCCCCGCGATGAATACCACTATGTGGCAACAGTCGGTGGTTCAGCGCAATTGGCAACAATTACTTGAAGATCAGCGGTATCACGCGTTGGGGCCTGCGGCTGGCATGCTAGCTTGCGATACCGTGGGGGAAGGTCGGATGGCGGAACCCGCTGATTTATTGACCTACATCAATTCCCTTTTAGTGACTAAGGGCAAAAGGGATCTAAAGGGTAAACGGATTCTGATCAGTGCTGGTGGAACTCGTGAACACCTCGATCCAGTCCGGTTTATTGGTAATCCATCATCAGGAAAAATGGGGATGGCTCTGGCTTTGGCGGCTTGGTCTCGAGGGGCAGAAGTTCAGTTGGTGCATGGTCCCGTAGCATCCCCATTACCAACCACTCCTCCATTAGAAACGTTAGCCGTGACCAGTTCGGAAGAAATGCGTGCTGCAGTGTTAGCAGCGTATCCTCAAGCTGACTGGACCATCATGGCAGCGGCAGTGGGCGACGTGCAGCCAGCCCACTATTTCCCTGAGAAGCTACCCAAAAAATCTCTACCCACAGACTTACCCCTCAAACCTATTCCTGATATCCTGGCGGAACTTGGACAGCAAAAACAGCCTCACCAAAAACTGATTGGTTTTGCTGCTCAAACAGGAGATATCATCGCCCCTGCTCAAGATAAGTTAGAGCGAAAACGATTGGATGCCATCGTTGCCAACCCTATTGATCAACCCCAAAGTGGTTTTGGCACCGATCAGAATCAAGCCGTATTTCTGGATTCAGCAGGGCATCAGGTGGCTATTCCCATATGCAGCAAATTACGAATGGCTCACCAAGTCTTGGCTCTCATCGATGGATTAGCCTAA